In the Pirellulales bacterium genome, one interval contains:
- a CDS encoding FtsW/RodA/SpoVE family cell cycle protein produces MDAFLPLRSRWPVGLMLPAIALFAGGLAAITRAEMLAAGEIRLASRQAVAGTLAALLTGFVVWPSYRRLWRFAYLGLAGVVVALVAVYFLPPVAGVHRWIRVGPIGVQPSEFAKVVYVVALARWLTYRENFRRLPGLVAPLLLTLVPVLLVLKEPDLGTAMVFPPLLFAMLFAAGARRRHLACISLVAVLLAPLLWSQMSREQRSRVTALFEQNAPEQRPADDGYQLHQAKQVAALGGAWGSWLSGTTVDDPGAYHLPAAATDFIFSMWGERFGLAGQTALIALFALIVAGCLRVATSTQEPFGRLLAVGVAALFAAQVLINTGMTVGLLPVTGLSLPLVSYGGSGLLAHALALGLVLNVGLRADFEVTGEPFRFARRRGRWN; encoded by the coding sequence ATGGATGCTTTTCTACCGCTGCGCAGCCGCTGGCCTGTTGGGCTGATGTTGCCGGCGATTGCCTTGTTTGCCGGTGGCCTCGCGGCCATCACACGAGCGGAGATGCTTGCGGCGGGCGAGATTCGCCTCGCCAGCCGCCAGGCGGTCGCGGGCACCTTGGCGGCCCTGCTGACCGGATTCGTGGTGTGGCCGAGCTACCGTCGACTCTGGCGCTTTGCCTACCTGGGCCTGGCCGGGGTGGTTGTCGCCCTGGTGGCCGTTTACTTCTTACCGCCCGTGGCCGGGGTTCATCGCTGGATTCGAGTTGGCCCGATCGGCGTCCAGCCTTCGGAGTTTGCGAAGGTGGTCTACGTCGTGGCGCTGGCGCGCTGGCTGACGTATCGCGAGAACTTTCGCCGCTTGCCGGGCCTGGTAGCGCCGCTGCTGTTGACGTTGGTACCGGTGCTCCTGGTGCTCAAGGAGCCCGACCTGGGCACGGCGATGGTTTTTCCCCCGCTGCTCTTCGCCATGTTGTTCGCCGCCGGCGCGCGACGGCGGCATCTGGCATGCATCTCGTTGGTGGCGGTGTTGTTGGCGCCGCTGCTTTGGAGCCAGATGAGTCGCGAGCAGCGCTCGCGTGTAACGGCGCTATTCGAGCAGAACGCTCCCGAGCAACGCCCGGCAGACGACGGGTATCAACTCCACCAGGCGAAGCAGGTGGCAGCGCTTGGCGGTGCCTGGGGTAGTTGGCTGAGTGGAACCACCGTCGACGACCCCGGCGCATATCATCTGCCCGCTGCGGCGACCGACTTCATCTTCAGCATGTGGGGCGAGCGCTTCGGCCTGGCCGGGCAAACGGCGCTCATCGCTCTGTTTGCCCTGATCGTGGCCGGTTGTTTGCGCGTGGCGACGTCGACGCAGGAGCCGTTCGGGCGGCTGCTCGCGGTGGGCGTGGCAGCGCTGTTCGCTGCGCAGGTGTTGATCAACACCGGGATGACCGTCGGCCTGCTGCCGGTCACGGGCCTCTCGCTGCCGCTGGTGAGCTATGGCGGCTCGGGGCTGCTGGCCCACGCGCTGGCGTTGGGGCTCGTGTTGAACGTCGGGCTGCGTGCCGACTTCGAAGTGACGGGCGAACCCTTCCGCTTTGCGAGGCGCCGCGGGCGCTGGAACTAG